A section of the Chiloscyllium plagiosum isolate BGI_BamShark_2017 chromosome 4, ASM401019v2, whole genome shotgun sequence genome encodes:
- the LOC122549525 gene encoding zinc finger protein 79-like: MNEKPTECEEHDQVCTQSSAAMNHQHTQGDEKPFRCELCKKSFSKSCNLHRHQRTHTGEKPFMCEVCDKAFADLSTLRAHQPIHTGGKPVKCEVCDKSFSLLRSLLVHQKIHTREKSFKCEVCGKAFATSSSFLKHQMIHTGEKPFQCGVCKRSFIQSSDLLRHQRIHTGEKPFKCDLCDRVFRQSSTLVDHRRIHTGEKRFPCEVCDKSFSRSSYLLRHQRIHTGE; the protein is encoded by the coding sequence ATGAATGAGAAACCAACTGAGTGTGAGGAACATGACCAGGTTTGCACACAGTCATCAGCAGCCATGAATCACCAACACACTCAAGGAGATGAGAAACCATTCAGGTGTGAGTTGTGCAAAAAGTCATTCTCGAAATCATGCAACCTCCACAGGCACCAACGCACACACACAGGAGAGAAACCGTTCATGTGTGAGGTGTGTGATAAAGCATTTGCAGACTTATCGACACTCCGTGCACACCAACCTATTCATACAGGGGGGAAGCCAGTCAAGTGTGAGGTGTGTGATAAATCCTTTTCACTTTTAAGGAGCCTCCTGGTTCATCAGAAGATCCATACAAGGGAGAAATCCTTCAAGTGTGAGGTTTGCGGTAAAGCTTTTGCAACATCTTCGAGCTTCCTGAAGCACCAGATGATTCACACCGGAGAGAAACCCTTCCAATGTGGTGTCTGTAAAAGGTCTTTCATCCAGTCCTCTGATCTCCTGAGGCATCAGAGgattcacacaggagagaaacccTTTAAATGTGACCTCTGTGACCGAGTGTTCAGACAGTCATCGACCCTTGTGGATCACCGGCGTATTCACACGGGGGAGAAGCGGTTCCcatgtgaggtgtgtgacaagTCTTTCTCAAGGTCTTCATACCTCCTGCGACATCAGAGGATTCACACAGGGGAGTAA